The proteins below are encoded in one region of Gopherus flavomarginatus isolate rGopFla2 chromosome 12, rGopFla2.mat.asm, whole genome shotgun sequence:
- the LOC127032126 gene encoding olfactory receptor 12-like, whose product MAPMREWNHTAVMEFFLLGFENGLGCQMIPSVLFLVIYTVTVLGNTTLVLIVRVNSHLHTPMYFFLMNLSLLDLCFTSTITPKAMASFLSGSKAISYNECATQFFLFCLFLTTEGFLLAGMAFDRYTAICKPLLYPVTMSKWVCIQMVVGSYICGCVNAMVQTGFTFKLQYCGRNEIDHFFCDGPPLISLSCSDTYVNNLVMFTLCGLIIASTALIVLISYIYIISTVLRISSAEGRHRAFSTCTSHMLLVTLFYGTTAFMYAQPTWLSSLYPRKAVSVFYTFVIPMLNPFIYSLRNKDVKEALRRTMGHKSLTK is encoded by the coding sequence ATGGCGCCAATGAGAGAGTGGAACCACACAGCAGTCATGGAATTCTTCCTGCTAGGGTTTGAAAACGGTCTAGGATGCCAGATGATCCCCTCTGTCTTGTttctggtgatttacacagtaACCGTGCTGGGAAACACCACCCTGGTCCTCATCGTTAGAGTCAACTCTCACCTTcacactcccatgtacttcttcctcatGAACCTGTCACTCTTAGACCTCTGCTTCACCTCCACCATCACACCCAAAGCCATGGCAAGCTTCCTATCAGggagcaaagccatttcctataATGAATGTGCCACCCAATTCTTCCTCTTCTGTCTCTTCCTCACCACCGAAGGTTTCCTCCTGGCAGGGATGGCGTTTGATCGATACACCGCCATCTGCAAGCCGCTCCTGTATCCCGTCACCATGTCCAAGTGGGTTTGCATTCAGATGGTGGTAGGGTCGTATATCTGCGGCTGTGTGAATGCTATGGTGCAAACAGGCTTCACCTTTAAGCTGCAATATTGTGGGCGTAACGAGATTgatcatttcttctgtgatgGCCCTCCCTTGATCAGTCTCTCCTGCAGCGACACGTACGTCAATAATCTTGTGATGTTTACCTTATGTGGCCTCATCATAGCGAGCACTGCCCTGATTGTGCTCATCTCCTACATCTACATCATCTCCACCGTCCTCCGGATTAGCTCTGCTGAGGGCAGGCAcagagccttctccacctgcacctcccacATGTTGCTTGTGACTTTATTTTATGGGACCACTGCTTTCATGTATGCCCAGCCCACTTGGTTATCTTCTCTGTACCCAAGGAAAGCAGTATCTGTGTTTTACACCTTCGTCATCCCCATGTTGAATCccttcatctacagcctgagaaacaaggatGTTAAAGAAGCTTTGAGAAGGACTATGGGCCACAAATCCTTGACAAAATGA